One genomic window of Mus caroli chromosome 12, CAROLI_EIJ_v1.1, whole genome shotgun sequence includes the following:
- the Tedc1 gene encoding tubulin epsilon and delta complex protein 1 isoform X1 codes for MRRRRSRVEGAARALPEAIAALSRCLPAGPSPEIFRRAKFDRPEAAPVLWQLLLRVLSPLAANNTWTDLAPEAQACVVKSALGSQGYPRSVLLQFPDGSSQGSRELLLALSWLLARGPLLEQLLAQNRVQLGDQLLQWEAPTSPGPPAPFVEPKSSVDLRLVEWLMGRLRFRWRCLISSQQEQCILLSKIHLYTQGCHSQRSLGHLSIAETEMLRDPESGQQLLQALESENNRLEAALEWRRRELVFWQWMDTVLDTCSPETPAVTSQPTVLPAISEGGLGELESVKQELQALQEELREVSEPRRAAWEARVGGLGQGPEWSNSRKALQEAVQQELAALQGSWERSSTPGQPQRPHRLVRSKDGAPRPQGLQAAEVIRTLSAKEACLKKALYQLQHQSRQELARLAAALPGLIWILPPEH; via the exons ATGCGGCGGCGGCGGAGCCGGGTGGAAGGGGCTGCCCGGGCCCTGCCTGAGGCTATCGCCGCGCTGAGTCGGTGCTTGCCAGCTGGGCCCAGCCCGGAAATCTTCCGCCGCGCCAAGTTCGATCGACCAGAGGCG GCTCCAGTGCTCTGGCAGCTTCTCTTGCGCGTGCTCTCACCACTGGCTGCAAACAATACCTGGACCGACCTTGCCCCAG AGGCCCAAGCCTGTGTGGTGAAGTCAGCACTGGGCTCCCAAGGCTACCCCAGGTCTGTGCTGCTACAGTTTCCCGACGGCAGTTCTCAGGGAAGCCGGGAACTGCTGCTGGCCCTGTCTTGGCTCCTGGCTCGAGGACCCTTGCTTGAGCAGCTGCTTGCCCAGAACCGTGTGCAGCTGGGTGACCAGTTGCTCCAGTGGGAG GCCCCAACCAGTCCTGGTCCTCCTGCACCCTTTGTGGAACCAAAGAGCTCCGTGGATCTCCGACTAGTGGAATGGCTGATGGGAAGGCTGCGGTTTAGGTGGCGATGCCTGATCTCTAGTCAGCAGGAGCAGTGTATCCTCCTCAGCAAG ATCCACCTGTACACCCAGGGATGCCACAGCCAACGGAGCCTTGGCCATCTTTCTATTGCCGAAACAGAGATGCTTAGAGATCCAGAGAGTGGTCAGCAG CTTCTGCAAGCACTGGAGAGTGAGAACAACCGCCTGGAGGCAGCTCTGGAGTGGCGGCGCCGTGAGCTGGTGTTCTGGCAGTGGATG GATACAGTTTTGGATACCTGTTCCCCTGAGACTCCTGCTGTGACATCCCAGCCAACGGTCCTGCCCGCAATCTCTGAAGGTGGGCTTGGTGAGCTGGAGTCCGTTAAACAAGAGTTGCAGGCCCTGCAGGAGGAGCTACGGGAAGTGTCTGAGCCCCGGCGGGCTGCATGGGAAGCCCGG GTTGGAGGCCTAGGTCAGGGGCCAGAATGGAGCAACTCAAGGAAGGCCCTGCAGGAGGCTGTCCAGCAGGAGTTGGCAGCCCTGCAGGGGTCCTGGGAGCGGTCCAGTACCCCTGGCCAGCCACAAAGACCCCATCGACTGGTGAGAAGTAAAGATGGGGCACCAAGACCCCAAGGCCTACAGGCAGCCGAGGTGATCAGGACACTGAGTGCCAAGGAGGCCTGTCTGAAGAAGGCGTTGTACCAACTGCAGCATCAGTCTCGGCAGGAGCTAGCCAGGCTGGCTGCTGCTCTGCCTGGCTTGATTTGGATTCTGCCTCCTGAACACTGA
- the Crip1 gene encoding cysteine-rich protein 1 has translation MPKCPRCDKEVYFAERVTSLGKDWHRPCLKCEKCGKTLTSGGHAEHEGKPYCNHPCYSAMFGPKGFGRGGAESHTFK, from the exons ATGCCGAAGTGCCCCAGGTGCGACAAGGAGGTGTATTTCG CTGAGCGAGTGACTTCACTAGGCAAGGACTGGCATCGTCCCTGCCTGAAGTGTGAGAAATGTGGAAAGACACTGACCTCTGGGGGTCATGCTGAG CATGAAGGCAAGCCCTACTGCAATCATCCCTGCTACTCCGCCATGTTTGGGCCCAAAG GTTTTGGgcgaggaggagctgagagccaCACTTTCAAGTAG
- the Tedc1 gene encoding tubulin epsilon and delta complex protein 1 isoform X2, with protein MRRRRSRVEGAARALPEAIAALSRCLPAGPSPEIFRRAKFDRPEAAPVLWQLLLRVLSPLAANNTWTDLAPEAQACVVKSALGSQGYPRSVLLQFPDGSSQGSRELLLALSWLLARGPLLEQLLAQNRVQLGDQLLQWEAPTSPGPPAPFVEPKSSVDLRLVEWLMGRLRFRWRCLISSQQEQCILLSKIHLYTQGCHSQRSLGHLSIAETEMLRDPESGQQLLQALESENNRLEAALEWRRRELVFWQWMDTVLDTCSPETPAVTSQPTVLPAISEGGLGELESVKQELQALQEELREVSEPRRAAWEARVGGLGQGPEWSNSRKALQEAVQQELAALQGSWERSSTPGQPQRPHRLVVVAAGSVSYVCKWFGVQQDISHGRVAMQGRN; from the exons ATGCGGCGGCGGCGGAGCCGGGTGGAAGGGGCTGCCCGGGCCCTGCCTGAGGCTATCGCCGCGCTGAGTCGGTGCTTGCCAGCTGGGCCCAGCCCGGAAATCTTCCGCCGCGCCAAGTTCGATCGACCAGAGGCG GCTCCAGTGCTCTGGCAGCTTCTCTTGCGCGTGCTCTCACCACTGGCTGCAAACAATACCTGGACCGACCTTGCCCCAG AGGCCCAAGCCTGTGTGGTGAAGTCAGCACTGGGCTCCCAAGGCTACCCCAGGTCTGTGCTGCTACAGTTTCCCGACGGCAGTTCTCAGGGAAGCCGGGAACTGCTGCTGGCCCTGTCTTGGCTCCTGGCTCGAGGACCCTTGCTTGAGCAGCTGCTTGCCCAGAACCGTGTGCAGCTGGGTGACCAGTTGCTCCAGTGGGAG GCCCCAACCAGTCCTGGTCCTCCTGCACCCTTTGTGGAACCAAAGAGCTCCGTGGATCTCCGACTAGTGGAATGGCTGATGGGAAGGCTGCGGTTTAGGTGGCGATGCCTGATCTCTAGTCAGCAGGAGCAGTGTATCCTCCTCAGCAAG ATCCACCTGTACACCCAGGGATGCCACAGCCAACGGAGCCTTGGCCATCTTTCTATTGCCGAAACAGAGATGCTTAGAGATCCAGAGAGTGGTCAGCAG CTTCTGCAAGCACTGGAGAGTGAGAACAACCGCCTGGAGGCAGCTCTGGAGTGGCGGCGCCGTGAGCTGGTGTTCTGGCAGTGGATG GATACAGTTTTGGATACCTGTTCCCCTGAGACTCCTGCTGTGACATCCCAGCCAACGGTCCTGCCCGCAATCTCTGAAGGTGGGCTTGGTGAGCTGGAGTCCGTTAAACAAGAGTTGCAGGCCCTGCAGGAGGAGCTACGGGAAGTGTCTGAGCCCCGGCGGGCTGCATGGGAAGCCCGG GTTGGAGGCCTAGGTCAGGGGCCAGAATGGAGCAACTCAAGGAAGGCCCTGCAGGAGGCTGTCCAGCAGGAGTTGGCAGCCCTGCAGGGGTCCTGGGAGCGGTCCAGTACCCCTGGCCAGCCACAAAGACCCCATCGACTG GTGGTGGTGGCGGCTGGGAGTGTCAGTTACGTATGCAAATGGTTTGGTGTGCAACAGGACATCAGTCATGGAAGGGTTGCTATGCAAGGCAGGAACTGA